GGTACAGGGTGTCTCGGGCTTCAGCGGGGACGTGTCCGTACGGGGCGCCGAGGAGCCCGTCCTCGTAGCGGACGAGCGTGACCGCACTGGTCTCTGCCGGTGCCTGTCGGTGGGCCGGAGGGGCAGGCCGTTTTCGCGCTTGCTCGCGCACGGCCTCCGCGGCCCGGGCGTATCGGGGGAGGAGTCGGCGGGTGATCGCGGCGGCGGCGCGGACGGGATCAGCGCTGATCACTATCCCGTTCGGCTCGGGTGCGCCATGGAAGTGGTGCGGCAGGAAGCCGGGCGGCTCCAGCGCGGCGACGAGGAACTGCTGGGGTTTGAGGGGCCGGTCGATGATGTAGATCTCTTGTCCGGCCGGGCCGGTGAGGACCGCGTCGTGGCCGAGGACGAACTCGCTGACCGCCCAGTCGACGTGACCGTTGTCCCACAGCCGGTCAGCGGTCGGGAACTGATCGCTGTAGGAGGGGTGAAGGTGATACGCGCTTGTCCAGCCACCCGGGAGCCGATCTGCGATCTCCAGGGCGAAGGTTTCGAGTGGGGGTGAATTCCGCAGCATGGTCTCCGATATGTCGTGGGCGTGGCCAGTCGAGGTACGAGGCTGGGGCACCTACAGGTCCTCGTGGTCGCGGTCCCAGTCGGCGTCGTCGAGGGTGTCCTGCTGGTACTGGAAGACGGCTTCCTCCAGCGGGTGGAGGCTGGAGATTCCGGGGTGGGAGCGGAAGGCGTCGGTGCGCTCGTGGATGTACTGCTGGGTGTCCGCGGCGGCGGTGATGGTGCGGACGGTGTTCCGCGAGGAGATCAGGCCCCACTGCGTCATGTCCGTCGGGGTGGTGTGCTTCATCCACACCCAGATCCCGTTGCCGAGCTTGATGATGCTTTCGGGGTGGTACAGGCCGCCGGTCCTCTTGTTGCGGCGAGGGCTGCGGCGCTCGCCGAGGTCCCGCATCAGGCCCTGGGCGGCCTTCCTCAGGACGGCGCCCTCCAGGTCGTCGCGCTCGCGGATCCGGGCACACAGGTCGTCGAGGAAGTCGTCCTTGTGCATACGGCCGGCGTCGGTGGTGACGTGCTGGGCAGCTTCGAGGGCGAGCTGGCGCAGCTGGGGGTCGGAGGAGTACTTCACGGGAGGTCGCGGTCCTTCCAGACGGCGGCGATTTCGGCCAGGGCGGTTGCGGCGTGCTCGATCACTTCGCGGGTGACGGCGCGGCCGGGCGGGGCGAGTTCGGGGTCGTACTGGGCGAAGGTGCGGCTGCCGCGTATCTGAGCGAGGGCGGGGAGAACCTCGCAGAGCAGGTTGGTGGCAACCCGGCGCTGCCGCAGGTCCTCTTCGAGTCGGGCTTTCCGCTCCGCCCAGGCACCCTGGACGGTCAGTTCGCCCTCGACCACACGATCAGCGAGCTGAGGGTCCTCGACGCGCAAGCGGGCGAGCTGAGATTCTGCTGAATCTGCCTGGGCCTTGGCCTCACGGGCGGCCTTGTAGGCATCGTCCAGGGAGACCGCACCGGAGATCACACCGTCCACGAGGTCCGGTGCATGACGCAGCACGGTCCTGGCCTGTCCGATCCGCCCAATGGAGAGGCCGGTCTGTTCAGAAACTGAACGCGCGGTCTGTTCAGTCTCTGAACGCCCCGGATGTTCAGAAACTGAACATGCCGAGGCCGCGATCATCGCGAGCTGCCCCTTGGTCAGATGACGCCGACGGCTGTTGACAGACAGCACGTAGGCTCGGGCATCGTCTCCCTCGTACGTGATGTACGCGGGTTCGACACCGGCGATCTCGCAGGCGCGCAGACGGTTCTTGCCGTCAAGGATTCGGCCTGTGGCGTCCAAGACGACAGGCTGACGAAGGCCGTGCTCGCGGATGTCCTCCGCGAGGGCATGGAGCTCTTCCTCATCGAGCATGGGGAAGAGTGCGGTGGTCGGGTGTAGGTCGATGGTGTTGTCCTGTCGATGTGCAGTGCTGGTCGGTTGGGCACTCAGTGCATGCGGGCGTCGGTGTCGAAGAGCGACTTCTCTGTGGGGTGGAGGAGGTGCTGGACGACGAAGCTCCGGCCTGCGACGCGCCACAGGCCGCGTCCGCGGGTGAGTTGGGAGATGGCCTCGGTCTCGACGGCGGTGAGGCCGAGGAGGGTGGCGGCGGCCTGGATCTGGTCGGTTTCCTGGCGGTAGATGATGCGGGTGGAGCAGTCGGCCAGGAGTCCTTCGGCGAGGGCGCGGCCCTGTGATCCGGCGTCGCCCGCGGTGAGCAGGTCGGACAGCCGGTGGATGACCATGAGGTTGGCGATGCCGAGGCCGCGGCTCAGCTTCCACTGGGCCTGCATGCGCTGGAGGAGGCCGGGGTGGCGCATCAGCCTCCACGCCTCGTCGTAGACGATCCAGCGCCGGCCGCCGTCGGGGTCGGTGAGTGCTGCCTCCATCCACGCCGAGGCGCAGGTCATGGCCAGTACCAGCGCGGTGTCGTCGCCGGATCCCCCGAGCCGGGACAGGTCGATGGAGAGCATCGGGCTTGTCGGGTCGAAGGCCACCGTGGAGGGGGCGTCGAACATGCCGGCGAGGTCGCCGTGGACGAGGCGGCGCAGGGCGTGGGAGAGGTCGCGGGCAGCGTCGCCGAGGTGGCCGGAGACGGTGCCGGCTGCGGCGTCGAGGAGGTGGGGCTGGGCGAGGGTGTGGGCGATGTCGCCGAGCAGCGGCGCTCGGCCAGCGGCGGTGGCGGCCTGGACGACTCCGTCCAGAGCGATGTCGAGGGCGGTGTGCTCCATGGGGAGCAGGTCGCGGCCGAGGACGGTGCGGGCGAGGGAACCGAGCAGGAGCAAGCGGCGTTTGCGGACCTCGCCGGCCCAGCCCGCGTCCGAGATGGACGGAGGCTTCGGGGCGGCGTCAAGAGGGTTCAGCCGTCCCGGGAGCCCGGGGCCGAGGGCGATGGAAGTGCCGCCGAGCGCGGTGGCGACCGGCGTCCATTCGCCCTTCGGATCGCACGGGACGTAGACGCGGTAGCCGAAGGCGACCGAGCGGAGCGCGAAGGACTTCGCGAGGGCGGACTTGCCCTGGCCGATGACCCCGGCCAGAAGGATGTTCGGGTTGGTGAAGCCCTCGACTTTCCCGTACAGGGAGAAGGGGTCGAAGACGAAGGACCCTTCGGCGTGGACGTCGCGGCCGATGTAGATGCCCTCGGCGCCGAGGCCACCTTCGGCGAGGAAGGGGTAGGCGCCGCTCGCGGTGGCTGTGGTCATGCGGTGGGCGGGCAGGCGCAGGCGTTTGCCGCGGGCGGAGGCGGTGCCGGGGCGGCCGGCGGGAGCGTAGAGCGGCGCGGGCATCTCTGCCTCCGCCGCCGTGGCGCCGGTGGTCTCCACGGCGGCCTGCGCTTTGGCGCGGGCTTCGGCGAGCTGCTTGCGGGCTGCGCGCCGGGTGGTGCGGTCGGCGCCGTGCGGGGTGAACAGGGGGCTGGCCGAGG
This sequence is a window from Streptomyces sp. NBC_00691. Protein-coding genes within it:
- a CDS encoding ParB/RepB/Spo0J family partition protein, which produces MLDEEELHALAEDIREHGLRQPVVLDATGRILDGKNRLRACEIAGVEPAYITYEGDDARAYVLSVNSRRRHLTKGQLAMIAASACSVSEHPGRSETEQTARSVSEQTGLSIGRIGQARTVLRHAPDLVDGVISGAVSLDDAYKAAREAKAQADSAESQLARLRVEDPQLADRVVEGELTVQGAWAERKARLEEDLRQRRVATNLLCEVLPALAQIRGSRTFAQYDPELAPPGRAVTREVIEHAATALAEIAAVWKDRDLP
- a CDS encoding VirB4 family type IV secretion system protein produces the protein MSRHRPGRRARRASASPLFTPHGADRTTRRAARKQLAEARAKAQAAVETTGATAAEAEMPAPLYAPAGRPGTASARGKRLRLPAHRMTTATASGAYPFLAEGGLGAEGIYIGRDVHAEGSFVFDPFSLYGKVEGFTNPNILLAGVIGQGKSALAKSFALRSVAFGYRVYVPCDPKGEWTPVATALGGTSIALGPGLPGRLNPLDAAPKPPSISDAGWAGEVRKRRLLLLGSLARTVLGRDLLPMEHTALDIALDGVVQAATAAGRAPLLGDIAHTLAQPHLLDAAAGTVSGHLGDAARDLSHALRRLVHGDLAGMFDAPSTVAFDPTSPMLSIDLSRLGGSGDDTALVLAMTCASAWMEAALTDPDGGRRWIVYDEAWRLMRHPGLLQRMQAQWKLSRGLGIANLMVIHRLSDLLTAGDAGSQGRALAEGLLADCSTRIIYRQETDQIQAAATLLGLTAVETEAISQLTRGRGLWRVAGRSFVVQHLLHPTEKSLFDTDARMH